The Latilactobacillus sakei subsp. sakei DSM 20017 = JCM 1157 genome includes a window with the following:
- the pcrA gene encoding DNA helicase PcrA, which translates to MNPEQAEAVLTTEGPLLIMAGAGSGKTRVLTHRVAYLIEEKHVLPWRILAITFTNKAAREMRERVGNLLGEGAQDVWVSTFHALCVRILRREIEQIGYNRAFTIADPSEQLTLMRHVCRDLNIDTKKYEPKAILGTISKAKNALQTPADYQGLANGPFEKMAAKCYTEYQKRLHQNQALDFDDLIMQTIRLFRENKETLAHYQEKFQYIHVDEYQDTNEAQYTLVNMLAEKYQNLCVVGDADQSIYGWRGADISNIMNFEHDYPDAKSVMLEQNYRSTKTILEAANGVINRNTFRKPKELWTQNEEGQPITYYRGQSERDESLFVITKIQEEMQKNNRKYGDFAVLYRTNAQSRTIEEAFVKANMPYKMVGGHKFYDRKEIKDILAYLRLVVNAADSMSFERIVNSPKRGIGPGTLEKLGQFADDHQWSLLEAAQNAELSTIPARSRNTLIDFGNVIGDLAKMREFLNVTDLTEQLLDKTGYKKALEVENTLESQTRLENIEELLSVTKQFDEHYEPEEEDSDLFVDFLAELSLVSDLDSVEEEASEVTMMTLHAAKGLEFPVVFLMGMEEGIFPLSRALLEEDELEEERRLAYVGITRAESKLYLTNAYSRMLYGRQQSNQASRFVGEIDDKLLDYASGNAGSIPERKLPFGKSNSYARATATTYNGPKTTTSHKIADTTGGDKSGSWQAGQKVQHKKWGIGTVVKVNGTGGDQELDIAFKEQGVKRLLASFAPIEKVE; encoded by the coding sequence ATGAATCCCGAACAAGCTGAGGCGGTTCTAACAACTGAAGGGCCACTGTTAATTATGGCGGGTGCCGGCAGTGGTAAAACGCGGGTGTTAACGCACCGTGTTGCGTATTTAATTGAAGAAAAACATGTATTGCCATGGCGCATTTTAGCCATCACTTTTACCAATAAAGCAGCGCGCGAAATGCGTGAACGGGTGGGCAACTTACTAGGCGAAGGTGCTCAAGATGTTTGGGTTTCAACCTTCCATGCCCTTTGTGTGCGGATTTTACGACGTGAAATTGAACAAATCGGCTATAACCGGGCCTTCACGATTGCGGATCCTTCTGAACAATTGACGTTGATGCGCCATGTTTGTCGGGACTTAAATATCGATACTAAAAAATATGAACCCAAAGCAATTTTAGGGACAATCAGTAAAGCAAAAAATGCGCTTCAAACACCAGCGGACTATCAAGGTTTAGCGAATGGGCCATTTGAAAAGATGGCGGCCAAATGCTATACAGAATACCAAAAACGACTCCATCAAAACCAAGCACTTGATTTTGATGATTTAATCATGCAAACAATTCGCTTATTTAGAGAAAATAAGGAAACTTTGGCACATTATCAAGAAAAATTCCAATACATTCACGTTGACGAATATCAAGATACTAATGAAGCGCAATACACATTGGTGAATATGTTAGCTGAGAAGTATCAAAATCTCTGTGTTGTTGGGGATGCCGATCAAAGTATTTACGGTTGGCGGGGTGCTGATATCAGCAATATCATGAACTTTGAACATGATTATCCAGACGCTAAATCAGTGATGTTGGAACAAAATTACCGGTCAACCAAGACCATTTTGGAAGCCGCTAATGGGGTCATTAACCGCAATACTTTCCGGAAACCAAAGGAATTGTGGACCCAAAATGAAGAAGGCCAACCGATTACGTATTATCGAGGCCAGAGTGAACGCGACGAATCTTTATTTGTCATCACGAAGATCCAAGAAGAAATGCAAAAAAATAACCGTAAATACGGCGACTTTGCAGTGTTATATCGGACTAATGCGCAATCTCGGACAATTGAAGAAGCGTTTGTTAAAGCTAACATGCCTTATAAAATGGTCGGCGGACACAAATTCTACGACCGGAAAGAAATTAAGGATATCCTCGCTTATTTACGTTTAGTCGTTAATGCGGCCGATTCAATGAGTTTTGAACGGATCGTCAACAGCCCTAAACGGGGGATTGGCCCTGGCACGCTTGAAAAATTAGGGCAGTTTGCCGATGATCACCAATGGTCATTATTGGAAGCGGCACAAAATGCTGAATTATCAACGATTCCCGCTAGAAGTCGCAATACTTTAATCGACTTTGGGAACGTCATTGGTGATTTAGCGAAGATGCGTGAATTCTTAAACGTGACGGACTTGACCGAACAATTATTGGACAAGACCGGCTACAAGAAGGCACTTGAAGTTGAAAATACACTAGAATCACAAACCCGTTTAGAAAATATTGAAGAATTACTATCTGTAACGAAACAATTTGATGAGCATTATGAACCCGAAGAAGAAGACAGTGATTTATTTGTGGACTTCTTAGCGGAATTATCATTGGTTTCTGATTTGGATTCTGTTGAAGAAGAAGCTAGTGAAGTCACGATGATGACCTTGCATGCGGCTAAAGGCCTTGAGTTCCCAGTAGTCTTTTTAATGGGGATGGAAGAAGGTATTTTCCCACTATCACGGGCGTTATTGGAAGAAGACGAGTTAGAAGAAGAACGGCGTTTGGCGTATGTTGGAATTACCCGTGCTGAAAGTAAGCTTTATTTAACGAATGCTTATTCACGGATGTTGTATGGTCGTCAACAAAGTAACCAAGCTTCACGATTTGTTGGTGAAATTGATGATAAATTATTGGATTACGCGAGCGGCAATGCCGGCAGTATTCCAGAACGTAAGCTACCATTTGGCAAGTCGAATAGCTACGCCAGAGCAACCGCTACGACGTATAACGGGCCTAAAACAACCACTAGTCATAAAATTGCCGATACAACCGGTGGCGATAAGAGTGGTAGTTGGCAAGCGGGCCAAAAAGTCCAACATAAGAAGTGGGGCATTGGCACAGTCGTCAAGGTCAACGGCACAGGCGGCGACCAAGAACTAGACATCGCCTTCAAGGAACAAGGTGTCAAGAGACTACTAGCAAGCTTTGCACCAATAGAAAAAGTAGAATAA